In Allomuricauda ruestringensis DSM 13258, the following proteins share a genomic window:
- a CDS encoding lytic transglycosylase domain-containing protein yields the protein MKYIKNILAIIGLIAVGSTLIFAVQSSETEKPVIKAPETTSTDKNVADTYQISAIEIPEDLNFAGEPVPQEDPEIMERVDREFLVNTYWQSNALLLMKRANKYFPIIEPILKKNGIPDDFKYLAVAESGLENVVSPAGATGFWQIMKGTGREYGLEVNDNVDERYHVEKATQVACDYLNKWKDRFGTWTLTAAAYNAGPAGIQKYMGIQQVDDYYDLLLGQETGRYVFRILAIKEIISNRDKYGFQLDEEDMYEKAPTFTVEVDTAVTNWADFAALYEINYKVLKRYNPWLREPHLNNASRKKYTIEIPNKGYYRVGSTGK from the coding sequence ATGAAATACATCAAAAACATACTCGCTATTATAGGATTGATTGCAGTTGGAAGCACTTTGATTTTTGCTGTGCAGTCAAGTGAAACGGAAAAACCCGTGATAAAGGCGCCAGAAACGACCAGCACGGACAAGAATGTGGCTGATACCTATCAGATCAGTGCCATAGAAATTCCTGAAGACCTTAATTTTGCGGGTGAACCGGTTCCGCAAGAAGACCCGGAAATTATGGAACGTGTGGATCGTGAATTTTTGGTGAATACCTATTGGCAATCCAATGCCCTTTTGTTGATGAAGCGGGCCAATAAATATTTCCCGATCATTGAGCCTATTCTTAAAAAGAATGGTATTCCAGATGATTTTAAATACTTGGCCGTGGCCGAAAGTGGATTGGAAAACGTGGTTTCTCCAGCGGGTGCCACAGGTTTTTGGCAAATTATGAAAGGCACTGGAAGAGAATACGGTCTTGAAGTAAACGATAATGTAGATGAACGCTACCATGTGGAAAAAGCGACGCAAGTGGCCTGTGATTATCTAAATAAGTGGAAAGACCGATTTGGAACCTGGACCTTGACCGCCGCTGCATACAATGCCGGACCTGCAGGTATCCAAAAGTATATGGGCATTCAACAAGTGGACGATTATTACGATTTGCTCTTGGGACAGGAGACAGGGCGTTATGTGTTCCGTATTTTGGCCATTAAAGAAATTATCTCTAACCGTGATAAGTATGGTTTTCAGTTGGATGAAGAGGATATGTATGAAAAGGCTCCGACCTTTACGGTGGAAGTGGATACTGCCGTAACCAACTGGGCCGATTTTGCAGCGCTTTACGAAATCAACTACAAAGTATTGAAGAGATACAACCCTTGGTTGCGCGAACCACACTTGAACAATGCTTCCCGTAAAAAATATACCATCGAGATTCCGAACAAGGGATATTATCGTGTGGGCAGTACAGGGAAATAG
- a CDS encoding alpha/beta hydrolase, whose protein sequence is MSDNKIPVYLIPGMAANASIFEGIKLPEDQFTTHILEWFIPEKGMSLTDYAKKMCEKIEEPNPVLLGVSFGGMLVQEMAKIIPTRKVIVVSSVKSMHELPKRMIFAKYTKVHKLLPTGLVNNVELLAKYAFGETVTKRLHLYEKYLSIRDKCYIDWSIDQIVNWDQEEPQKNVVHIQGVRDSVFPITNIKDCIPVKNGTHTMIIHRAKWFNEHLPTIILK, encoded by the coding sequence ATGTCCGATAATAAAATCCCTGTTTACCTAATCCCTGGAATGGCTGCCAATGCATCCATTTTTGAAGGAATAAAACTTCCGGAAGACCAGTTTACGACCCATATTTTGGAATGGTTTATACCCGAAAAGGGGATGAGCCTTACCGATTATGCCAAGAAGATGTGCGAAAAGATTGAGGAGCCCAACCCTGTTTTGCTGGGTGTTTCCTTTGGTGGTATGTTAGTGCAGGAGATGGCCAAAATTATCCCAACCCGAAAAGTAATTGTGGTATCTTCCGTAAAAAGTATGCACGAACTCCCCAAAAGAATGATTTTCGCCAAGTACACCAAAGTACACAAATTACTGCCTACGGGCTTGGTAAACAATGTGGAACTATTGGCCAAATACGCTTTTGGTGAAACGGTGACCAAGCGTTTGCATTTATATGAAAAGTATTTATCCATTCGTGACAAGTGTTATATTGATTGGTCCATAGACCAGATTGTGAATTGGGACCAAGAAGAACCCCAAAAAAATGTGGTCCACATCCAAGGAGTACGGGATTCCGTTTTTCCCATAACGAACATCAAGGACTGTATTCCGGTTAAAAATGGCACTCACACCATGATCATTCACCGTGCCAAGTGGTTCAATGAGCACCTTCCCACAATTATTTTGAAATAA
- a CDS encoding GNAT family N-acetyltransferase gives MTTLEITDNSFLRQFETKVNGHLAKIEYSSQERKVFLTKLVIPEEITEEGFKEDFIKAVLNEIQENNLRVVPTSPQIAGFLRKNRQYKDMLPVGIRI, from the coding sequence ATGACAACATTGGAAATCACTGACAATAGTTTCTTACGTCAATTTGAAACTAAGGTCAATGGGCATTTAGCCAAAATTGAGTACTCTTCACAAGAGCGCAAAGTATTTTTGACCAAACTGGTTATTCCAGAAGAAATTACAGAAGAGGGGTTTAAAGAGGATTTTATCAAAGCCGTTTTAAACGAAATTCAGGAAAACAACCTTAGAGTTGTACCTACCAGCCCTCAAATTGCAGGTTTTTTAAGAAAAAATAGGCAATACAAGGATATGTTACCAGTTGGTATTCGCATCTGA
- the mtaB gene encoding tRNA (N(6)-L-threonylcarbamoyladenosine(37)-C(2))-methylthiotransferase MtaB, with protein sequence MNKKVAFYTLGCKLNFSETSTIARGFEKEEFERVDFSEKADVYVINTCSVTENADKRFKTIVKQAQKANPEAFVAAVGCYAQLKPEELAEVDGVDLVLGATEKFKITDYLNDLTKNDRGEVHSCEIEDADFYVGSYAIGDRTRAFLKVQDGCDYKCTYCTIPLARGISRSDTLGNVLHNAREIASQDIKEIVLTGVNIGDYGKGEFGNKRHEHTFLDLVKALDTIDGIHRLRISSIEPNLLKNETIDFVAQSNSFVPHFHVPLQSGSDAILKKMRRRYLSNLYVDRVERIKKAMPHACIGVDVIVGFPGETDEHFLETYHFLNELDVSYLHVFTYSERDNTVAAEMDEVVPKKVRSKRSKMLRGLSAKKRRAFYESQLGSVRTVLFEGENKKGYIHGFTENYVKVKAPWDPALVNTLHQIELTDIDADGLVRFEFVTSEIMA encoded by the coding sequence ATGAACAAAAAGGTTGCATTTTACACGCTGGGCTGCAAGCTCAATTTCTCCGAAACCTCAACGATTGCCAGAGGTTTTGAAAAGGAGGAGTTTGAGCGTGTGGACTTTTCCGAAAAAGCAGATGTGTATGTGATCAATACCTGTTCGGTGACCGAGAATGCGGATAAGCGTTTTAAAACCATCGTAAAGCAGGCCCAAAAAGCCAATCCTGAAGCTTTTGTGGCAGCGGTGGGCTGCTATGCACAGCTCAAACCCGAAGAATTGGCCGAGGTAGATGGCGTTGATTTGGTGCTGGGCGCTACGGAAAAGTTCAAGATTACCGACTACCTGAACGACCTTACCAAAAACGATAGGGGGGAAGTGCATTCCTGCGAGATAGAAGATGCCGATTTTTATGTGGGCAGTTATGCCATTGGCGACCGTACCCGTGCCTTTTTAAAGGTGCAAGATGGCTGCGACTACAAATGTACCTACTGTACCATTCCCTTGGCACGCGGAATTTCGCGTAGCGATACCTTGGGCAATGTGTTGCACAATGCCAGGGAAATTGCCTCTCAAGATATTAAGGAGATTGTTTTAACGGGAGTTAACATTGGCGACTACGGAAAAGGGGAGTTTGGCAATAAAAGGCACGAGCATACCTTTTTGGACTTGGTTAAGGCCTTGGATACCATTGATGGCATTCATCGTCTTCGTATATCTTCAATTGAGCCTAATTTACTCAAGAACGAGACAATAGATTTTGTGGCACAGAGCAACTCTTTTGTGCCTCATTTTCATGTGCCGTTGCAGAGCGGTAGTGATGCTATTTTAAAGAAGATGCGTCGTCGTTATTTGTCCAATTTGTATGTGGATAGGGTAGAGCGCATCAAAAAAGCGATGCCTCACGCCTGTATCGGGGTGGATGTGATCGTGGGTTTTCCCGGAGAGACCGACGAACACTTCTTGGAGACCTATCATTTTTTGAATGAACTGGATGTTTCCTATTTACATGTATTCACCTATTCAGAAAGAGACAATACCGTGGCAGCCGAAATGGACGAAGTGGTCCCCAAAAAGGTACGTAGCAAACGAAGCAAGATGCTCCGGGGACTTTCCGCCAAAAAGCGTAGGGCTTTTTATGAGAGTCAATTGGGGAGTGTGCGCACCGTTTTGTTCGAGGGAGAGAATAAAAAAGGCTATATCCATGGGTTTACCGAAAATTATGTAAAGGTAAAAGCACCTTGGGACCCTGCTTTGGTGAATACCCTGCACCAAATAGAGCTTACCGATATTGATGCTGATGGTCTGGTACGATTCGAATTTGTGACCAGCGAAATCATGGCATAA